One window of Arthrobacter oryzae genomic DNA carries:
- a CDS encoding DUF5956 family protein codes for MNLDPWASPEVATAPAGWILATENGWGALVVWAAGRGNFVRVPAAGHNRHGTAVYRSPDGSERRAPFLLTEADLASIDDDIDTYLADAGLPPRPRGYDWFIRPPVNAEGEDAFWSAVWAGTTGDIPHDELHPSTMKGPAKELLARMYLG; via the coding sequence ATGAACCTGGACCCTTGGGCATCGCCGGAAGTTGCCACAGCACCCGCCGGCTGGATCCTTGCCACCGAGAACGGGTGGGGCGCGCTTGTCGTGTGGGCGGCAGGCCGCGGCAACTTTGTCCGGGTCCCTGCTGCTGGACACAATCGCCATGGCACCGCCGTCTATCGTTCCCCGGACGGAAGTGAACGACGTGCCCCGTTCCTGTTGACGGAGGCCGACCTGGCGTCGATTGACGACGACATCGATACCTACCTTGCCGATGCCGGACTCCCGCCCAGGCCGAGGGGCTATGACTGGTTCATCCGTCCCCCGGTGAATGCGGAGGGAGAGGACGCCTTCTGGAGCGCCGTCTGGGCCGGGACCACAGGCGATATACCCCATGATGAACTGCACCCGTCAACGATGAAGGGCCCCGCGAAGGAGCTACTGGCCAGGATGTATCTTGGCTGA
- a CDS encoding YceI family protein encodes MTLPQGITPGKWTLDMSHSEIGFTVRHAGISKVRGRFTDASAEAHVGASLAASSLHATVKTASFDSGDANRDAHVRGADFFDVEQFPEMTFRATGIEGDGEDYTVTGDLTIRGITKPVELEVEFTGVAVDPFGATRAGFSAEAEISRKEFGLTWNAALEAGGLLVSDKVKINVEAALVKQA; translated from the coding sequence GTGACTCTGCCCCAAGGTATTACCCCCGGCAAGTGGACCCTCGACATGTCCCACAGCGAAATCGGGTTCACCGTCCGCCACGCCGGCATCAGCAAAGTCCGCGGCCGCTTCACCGACGCTTCGGCGGAGGCGCACGTGGGCGCGTCCCTGGCGGCGTCCAGCCTGCACGCCACCGTCAAGACGGCAAGCTTCGATTCCGGTGACGCCAACCGTGACGCCCATGTGCGCGGAGCGGACTTCTTCGACGTCGAGCAGTTCCCGGAGATGACCTTCCGGGCCACGGGCATTGAAGGCGACGGCGAGGACTACACCGTCACCGGCGACCTCACCATCCGCGGCATCACCAAGCCCGTGGAGCTCGAAGTGGAGTTCACCGGCGTGGCGGTTGATCCGTTCGGCGCCACCCGGGCGGGATTCAGCGCCGAAGCCGAGATCAGCCGCAAGGAATTCGGACTGACCTGGAATGCTGCCCTGGAAGCCGGCGGGCTGCTGGTCAGCGACAAGGTCAAGATCAACGTGGAAGCGGCCCTGGTCAAGCAGGCCTAG
- a CDS encoding LacI family DNA-binding transcriptional regulator, whose translation MSRPTLASLASDLGVSRQTISNVLNAPHKVRPATRERVQAAITAAGYRPSAAARQLRTQRSMNLGMRLLPATDGINGAVLDRFLHALTEAAQAAGYRLTLFCADSDDDEILHYGQLLDVAGLDGFILTSSTPDDPRTRWLTERGTPFAVFGRPWGAAGHPAVAAHPWVDVDGAAGTEAAARMLLAQGHSRIGFVGWYTGDPVGADRRRGWERAMGSSGYGADTGFLCVEVEDTVAGGAAGAALLVSRGATAVVCSSDSLALGALGEIRESQFGPVLPGQPERPVAVVGFDNTPVAAALGLSSVAQPVEDAARHIVRVLAHVLAGYPGESPPGAAAAGTAAAPEKQLLLEPQVVERIPLPLAARPRGASAKIHPGQ comes from the coding sequence TTGTCCCGGCCCACCCTCGCCAGCCTGGCCAGCGACCTTGGCGTATCACGGCAGACCATTTCCAACGTGCTGAACGCTCCGCACAAGGTCAGGCCCGCCACCCGCGAGCGCGTCCAGGCCGCCATCACGGCTGCCGGCTACCGGCCCAGTGCCGCCGCCCGCCAATTGCGCACGCAACGGTCCATGAACCTGGGCATGCGGCTGCTCCCCGCCACGGACGGCATCAACGGCGCCGTCCTTGACCGCTTCCTGCACGCGCTGACGGAAGCCGCCCAGGCGGCCGGATACCGCCTCACGCTCTTCTGCGCCGACTCGGACGACGACGAAATCCTCCACTACGGACAGCTTCTCGACGTCGCGGGGCTGGACGGTTTCATCCTGACTTCCAGCACTCCCGACGACCCGCGGACCCGCTGGCTGACGGAGCGCGGCACGCCCTTCGCAGTTTTCGGCCGGCCCTGGGGTGCGGCCGGGCACCCGGCTGTGGCAGCGCATCCCTGGGTGGACGTGGACGGGGCGGCCGGAACGGAAGCGGCGGCAAGGATGCTGCTGGCACAAGGCCACTCGAGGATCGGCTTCGTGGGCTGGTACACGGGCGATCCGGTAGGCGCGGACCGCCGCCGCGGCTGGGAGCGCGCCATGGGCTCGTCGGGATATGGCGCCGACACGGGTTTCCTCTGCGTGGAAGTGGAGGACACCGTTGCCGGCGGAGCGGCCGGCGCGGCCCTGCTCGTTTCACGGGGAGCCACGGCCGTGGTCTGTTCCAGCGACTCGCTTGCCCTGGGGGCCCTGGGGGAAATCCGCGAATCACAGTTCGGCCCTGTCCTGCCCGGCCAGCCGGAGCGGCCGGTGGCGGTGGTGGGCTTCGACAACACGCCGGTGGCTGCCGCGCTGGGACTTTCCAGCGTGGCCCAGCCGGTGGAGGACGCAGCGCGGCACATCGTCCGGGTGCTCGCGCACGTCCTGGCAGGTTACCCGGGCGAGTCCCCTCCCGGGGCCGCGGCGGCCGGGACCGCAGCCGCGCCCGAAAAGCAGCTCCTCCTGGAACCTCAGGTGGTGGAACGGATTCCGCTGCCCCTGGCGGCACGGCCCCGCGGGGCTTCAGCCAAGATACATCCTGGCCAGTAG
- a CDS encoding glycogen debranching N-terminal domain-containing protein — protein sequence MASEQPYLHNLSGVFSAPIQAWSDAHGQIRHTGAQGIYCGDDRVLDTAVLTVDGREPEWVSTQLRSSKETDYIYFVRADAEVADPLLSLVRTRSAHSGRIRPGQDTEFLTGCTGRVAEDLRLESAMREPVTLTVRMTLRADNTTMEDVKQGVRGAAPVEPQGPAWSWRDKDTALALTADNATVSFNGSTVAVEWAVEVFPGEPVHLAWSVDLTDADSPMLAADGEPIAVPASNDPRLSRLLERSVSDLNSLRLAHYSHPHDTFLAAGAPWFFTMFGRDSIIAARMLLPINTAIAGGTLRALAGRQGTETDHTTAVQPGKILHEVRRTVLTMAESGHALRLPPVYYGTIDATPLWICLLHDAWKAGMPDAEVEELLPNLQDALEWLRDHGDLDGDGFLEYLDASGQGLVNQGWKDSGDAIRWHDGSLAKGPIALAEVQAYAYEAAVVGAEILDAFGRPGAQEWRDYAAGMAERFRAQFWCEDELGPYPALALDADKRPVDGVTSNMGHLLGTGILNEDEQRIVVNRVMDPTMFSGYGIRTLSTTNGGYWPTRYHAGAVWSHDTALIISGMLADGFPEEAAQLAAGLLNVAEANDWRLPELFGGHGADTMRTPVPFPASCRPQAWASASSVVIAAALTPAGPAQEELLQASAASGVLR from the coding sequence GTGGCCTCTGAACAGCCATACCTGCACAATCTTTCCGGCGTTTTCAGCGCTCCCATCCAGGCGTGGTCCGACGCGCACGGGCAGATCCGCCACACCGGCGCGCAGGGGATTTACTGCGGCGACGACCGCGTGCTCGACACTGCCGTCCTCACCGTGGACGGGCGGGAGCCTGAATGGGTGTCCACCCAGCTGCGTTCCTCCAAGGAAACCGACTACATCTACTTCGTCCGTGCGGACGCCGAAGTGGCGGACCCCCTGCTCTCCCTGGTGCGCACGCGCTCGGCCCACTCGGGCCGCATCCGCCCCGGACAGGACACCGAGTTCCTCACCGGGTGCACCGGCAGGGTGGCTGAGGACCTGCGCCTCGAGTCAGCCATGCGGGAGCCGGTCACGCTGACGGTCCGGATGACCCTTCGGGCGGACAACACCACCATGGAAGACGTCAAGCAGGGCGTGCGCGGCGCGGCCCCGGTCGAGCCGCAGGGGCCCGCCTGGTCCTGGCGGGACAAGGACACCGCCCTGGCGCTGACGGCGGACAACGCGACCGTCAGCTTCAACGGCAGCACGGTGGCCGTCGAATGGGCCGTGGAGGTGTTTCCGGGGGAGCCCGTGCACCTGGCCTGGTCCGTGGATTTGACCGATGCGGACTCGCCGATGCTCGCGGCGGACGGTGAGCCCATCGCCGTCCCGGCGTCGAACGATCCCCGGCTCAGCAGGCTCCTGGAGAGGTCCGTCAGCGACCTCAACAGCCTCCGCCTTGCCCACTACTCGCATCCGCACGACACGTTTCTTGCCGCCGGCGCCCCGTGGTTCTTCACCATGTTCGGCCGCGATTCGATCATTGCGGCCCGCATGCTGCTGCCCATCAACACGGCCATCGCGGGCGGAACGCTCCGCGCGCTGGCCGGCCGGCAGGGCACCGAGACGGACCACACCACCGCCGTCCAGCCCGGCAAGATCCTGCACGAGGTCCGCCGGACCGTCCTGACCATGGCCGAGAGCGGCCACGCGCTGCGCCTGCCGCCGGTGTACTACGGGACCATTGACGCCACCCCGCTGTGGATCTGCCTTCTGCACGATGCCTGGAAGGCCGGGATGCCGGACGCGGAAGTTGAGGAACTGCTGCCCAACCTCCAGGACGCCCTCGAATGGCTCAGGGACCACGGCGACCTGGACGGGGACGGCTTCCTGGAGTACCTCGATGCCTCGGGCCAAGGCCTGGTGAACCAGGGCTGGAAAGACTCCGGCGACGCCATCCGCTGGCATGACGGCTCACTGGCGAAGGGACCCATTGCGCTCGCCGAAGTCCAGGCCTACGCCTACGAAGCAGCGGTGGTGGGCGCGGAGATCCTGGATGCCTTCGGACGTCCGGGTGCCCAGGAGTGGCGCGACTACGCGGCAGGCATGGCCGAACGCTTCCGCGCGCAGTTCTGGTGCGAGGACGAGCTCGGGCCGTATCCGGCGCTTGCCTTGGATGCCGACAAGCGCCCGGTGGACGGTGTGACCTCCAACATGGGGCACCTGCTCGGCACCGGAATCCTCAACGAGGACGAGCAGCGGATCGTCGTCAATCGCGTCATGGATCCCACCATGTTCTCCGGCTACGGCATCCGGACCCTGTCCACCACCAACGGCGGCTACTGGCCCACCCGCTACCACGCCGGCGCCGTCTGGAGCCATGACACGGCCCTGATCATTAGCGGAATGCTGGCGGACGGCTTCCCGGAGGAAGCGGCGCAGCTCGCGGCCGGGCTGCTGAATGTGGCCGAGGCCAACGACTGGCGGCTGCCGGAGCTTTTCGGCGGGCATGGTGCGGACACGATGCGCACCCCCGTTCCGTTCCCGGCGAGCTGCCGTCCACAGGCGTGGGCTTCCGCGAGCTCGGTGGTGATCGCTGCGGCTCTCACCCCGGCGGGGCCGGCACAGGAGGAGCTCCTGCAGGCATCCGCCGCCAGTGGGGTCCTTAGGTGA
- a CDS encoding DMT family transporter translates to MLGKSAAAWLILLASAVLEAVWATALGLSDGFSEALPTAVFAVTATLSMVGLGIAVKTIPLGTAYAVWVGIGAALTVGWAMATGVEPASPLKLLFIAGIVGCAAGLKLLPQDR, encoded by the coding sequence ATGTTGGGGAAATCCGCCGCAGCCTGGCTGATCCTGCTTGCGTCCGCCGTCCTCGAGGCCGTCTGGGCCACCGCCCTGGGACTGTCCGACGGCTTCTCCGAGGCGCTGCCCACCGCCGTCTTTGCCGTCACGGCCACGCTGAGCATGGTGGGACTGGGGATCGCCGTGAAGACCATTCCCCTGGGGACCGCCTACGCCGTGTGGGTGGGCATCGGCGCCGCCCTGACTGTGGGCTGGGCCATGGCCACCGGGGTGGAACCCGCCAGTCCGCTGAAGCTGCTGTTCATCGCCGGGATCGTGGGCTGTGCGGCGGGACTGAAGCTGCTGCCGCAGGACCGGTAG
- a CDS encoding LLM class flavin-dependent oxidoreductase, whose protein sequence is MKRIGFLSFGHWGNVEGSRTRTARDALLQGIELAVAAEELGIDGAFFRVHHFARQQASPFPLLAAIAARTNRIEMGTGVIDMRYENPLYMAEEASATDLISGGRLQLGVSRGSPEPARDGAAVFGHVPAEGESPADMARRHTAVFRHAITGAGVAEGDPRYGGGTGRLPVQPNSPDLARRIWWGAGSRATAVWTAEQGMNLMSSTLLTEDTGVPFDELQAEQISMFHSAWEAAGHQHTPRVSVSRSVLPIVDDEDRRYFGLDALRPRRDQVGIIDGLVARFGKSYVGEPEAIAEELAADAAVQAADTLLLTVPNQLGVDFNAKLLGNIARHIAPAIGWQPKWSAAPSAGLPVPGAKASRG, encoded by the coding sequence ATGAAGCGCATCGGATTTCTTTCGTTCGGCCACTGGGGCAACGTTGAGGGGTCCCGTACCCGCACCGCCCGGGACGCCCTGCTGCAGGGCATCGAGCTGGCGGTGGCAGCCGAGGAACTGGGAATCGACGGTGCCTTTTTCCGTGTGCACCACTTCGCCCGGCAGCAGGCGTCCCCGTTCCCGTTGCTGGCCGCCATCGCTGCCCGCACCAACAGGATCGAAATGGGCACCGGCGTGATCGACATGCGGTATGAAAACCCGCTGTATATGGCGGAGGAAGCGTCCGCCACGGACCTGATCAGCGGCGGCAGGCTGCAGCTCGGCGTCAGCCGCGGCTCACCCGAACCGGCCCGGGACGGCGCCGCCGTGTTCGGCCATGTTCCGGCCGAGGGCGAGAGCCCCGCGGACATGGCACGCCGCCACACAGCGGTGTTCCGCCACGCCATTACCGGCGCCGGGGTGGCCGAAGGGGATCCCCGCTACGGCGGGGGCACTGGCCGGCTGCCGGTCCAGCCCAACTCGCCGGACCTTGCCCGCCGGATCTGGTGGGGCGCCGGATCGCGCGCCACCGCGGTCTGGACCGCGGAGCAGGGGATGAACCTGATGAGTTCCACCCTGCTGACGGAAGACACCGGTGTGCCGTTCGACGAGCTGCAGGCGGAGCAGATCAGCATGTTCCACAGCGCCTGGGAAGCGGCTGGCCACCAGCACACGCCGCGGGTTTCGGTCAGCAGGAGCGTGCTGCCGATTGTCGACGACGAGGACCGCCGGTACTTCGGCCTTGACGCCCTGCGGCCACGGCGGGACCAGGTGGGCATCATTGACGGACTGGTGGCACGGTTCGGTAAGAGCTACGTGGGCGAGCCCGAGGCCATTGCCGAAGAGCTGGCGGCAGATGCCGCGGTGCAGGCTGCCGACACGTTGCTCCTCACCGTCCCCAACCAACTGGGAGTGGACTTCAACGCCAAGCTGCTGGGCAACATTGCGCGCCACATCGCCCCCGCCATCGGCTGGCAGCCGAAGTGGTCCGCGGCCCCGTCTGCCGGTCTTCCGGTGCCCGGGGCGAAGGCTAGCCGTGGCTGA
- a CDS encoding DMT family transporter: MSWLILILSGALEAVWAAALHRTSQAKGRRRIMPAALFLVSVIASTGGLAVAMQSIPTGTAYAVWVGVGVVLTSAYAMVTKVERATAARLLLLAGIAACVVGLKVVA, from the coding sequence ATGTCGTGGTTAATCCTCATTCTTTCCGGAGCGCTCGAGGCCGTCTGGGCCGCCGCGCTGCACCGGACATCCCAGGCCAAGGGCCGCCGTCGCATCATGCCGGCGGCGCTCTTCCTGGTTTCCGTCATCGCCAGTACCGGCGGCCTCGCCGTCGCGATGCAATCCATCCCCACGGGCACCGCCTACGCGGTGTGGGTGGGTGTGGGCGTGGTCCTGACCTCCGCCTACGCGATGGTCACCAAGGTGGAACGCGCGACGGCGGCGCGGCTGCTGCTGCTCGCCGGCATCGCCGCGTGCGTGGTGGGCTTGAAGGTGGTGGCGTGA
- a CDS encoding serine hydrolase domain-containing protein produces MDLTAVRAALTDTARRGRVPGMSLAVVSRDRVLHLGGTGYADLAARTPATADTVYPWFSMTKPVTATAALRLSDQGRLDLNAPVHEYLDWLRAPGSAQPTVWQLLAHSSGLGNPVPVKWIHPADAPGPDQEHMLRKLMARRRAFRYPVGRAGHYSNVGYLVAAQVISQVSGEPFPSYVRREILGPLGMDSTGFSYPPGHTAATGYVRIPRPLTPVIAGILPSGTMGPRHGAYSSLLRFLVDGAGYGGLVGSVRDAAEFVRLHLNDGLAVPPGTANAPAEPQGHRILQESTARAMRDINVKGRQFDHSAGWFRKHANGPHASYVEHFGTGLGFWNIMRLYPERGRGIVIMSNSTTSYDYDALFSLVLRVPWT; encoded by the coding sequence ATGGATCTGACCGCAGTCCGGGCCGCGCTCACGGACACAGCGCGCAGGGGCCGTGTTCCGGGGATGTCACTGGCCGTCGTGTCGCGGGACCGGGTGCTCCATCTCGGCGGGACAGGTTACGCGGATCTGGCGGCACGCACGCCGGCCACCGCGGACACGGTGTATCCGTGGTTTTCGATGACGAAGCCGGTGACAGCCACCGCCGCCCTGCGGCTGTCCGACCAGGGGCGCCTGGACCTGAACGCACCCGTGCACGAATACCTTGACTGGCTGCGCGCCCCTGGTTCCGCCCAGCCGACTGTGTGGCAGCTGCTGGCCCACTCGTCCGGCCTGGGCAATCCCGTCCCCGTGAAATGGATTCATCCCGCGGACGCCCCGGGGCCGGACCAGGAGCACATGCTGCGGAAACTGATGGCCCGGCGCCGCGCCTTCCGCTACCCCGTGGGGCGCGCCGGACATTATTCGAACGTCGGCTACCTTGTGGCGGCCCAGGTCATCAGCCAGGTCTCCGGCGAGCCGTTCCCAAGCTATGTCCGGCGCGAAATCCTTGGTCCGCTGGGGATGGATTCGACCGGCTTCTCGTATCCGCCGGGCCATACCGCGGCCACCGGCTATGTCCGCATTCCCCGCCCGCTCACGCCGGTAATCGCGGGAATCCTCCCGTCCGGCACGATGGGCCCGAGGCATGGCGCCTACTCGTCGCTCCTCCGGTTCCTGGTGGACGGCGCAGGCTACGGCGGCCTGGTGGGAAGCGTGCGGGACGCAGCCGAGTTTGTCCGGCTGCACCTCAACGACGGCCTGGCTGTTCCGCCCGGAACCGCCAACGCTCCCGCTGAACCGCAGGGGCACCGCATCCTGCAGGAGTCCACGGCGCGGGCAATGCGCGACATCAACGTCAAAGGAAGGCAGTTTGACCACTCCGCCGGCTGGTTCCGGAAGCACGCCAACGGCCCCCACGCATCCTACGTGGAGCACTTCGGCACCGGGCTGGGATTCTGGAACATCATGCGCCTCTACCCGGAGCGGGGCAGGGGAATCGTGATCATGTCCAACAGCACTACCAGCTACGACTACGACGCACTGTTTTCGCTGGTCCTCCGCGTGCCCTGGACGTGA
- a CDS encoding LacI family DNA-binding transcriptional regulator, with product MSTTAGRADHAAPDRPKLEDLARKVGVSIATVSRVVNGRKGVSREVRQAVLAAMDDLGYERPDRARSTVRGQVGIIVPDLTNPIFPAIAQSMVSLLSQEDFIPILCALPGGGRSEDEYIEMLVAQEASGIIFICSSHADGQASLERYHRLLGRGIPFVLVNGARPELAAASVSNDDAAAVSTAVQHLASLGHRKVGLAIGPHRFIPSRQKLAGFRSALAEYLGAEDPEPHTATSMFTVEGGQSAANELLDSGHTAIVCASDVMALGAIRAAQTRGLRVPEDVSIVGFDDSPLMALTNPPLTTLRQPVAAIAHAAVHALAAEIAGEHSSRSPVVLASDLVVRGSTGPAAAASVPPHSPRSRR from the coding sequence ATGAGCACGACAGCGGGCCGGGCAGATCACGCCGCCCCGGACAGGCCGAAGCTGGAGGACCTCGCCCGGAAGGTCGGCGTCAGCATCGCCACCGTGTCCCGCGTGGTCAACGGACGGAAAGGCGTTTCGCGGGAGGTGCGGCAGGCGGTCCTCGCCGCGATGGACGACCTTGGCTACGAGCGGCCGGACCGTGCACGCAGCACCGTCCGCGGCCAGGTGGGCATCATCGTCCCGGACCTGACCAATCCGATTTTTCCGGCCATCGCGCAGAGCATGGTTTCGCTGCTGTCGCAGGAGGATTTCATCCCGATCCTCTGTGCCCTGCCGGGTGGTGGCCGCTCCGAGGACGAGTACATCGAGATGCTTGTGGCCCAGGAGGCCTCCGGCATTATTTTCATCTGCAGTTCACACGCGGACGGTCAGGCAAGCCTGGAGCGCTACCACCGGCTGCTCGGCCGCGGCATCCCGTTCGTCCTGGTCAACGGCGCCCGCCCGGAGCTGGCGGCCGCTTCCGTATCCAACGACGATGCGGCGGCAGTCAGCACGGCAGTGCAGCACCTTGCCAGCCTGGGCCACCGGAAGGTCGGACTGGCGATCGGCCCGCACCGCTTCATTCCCAGCCGGCAGAAACTGGCCGGGTTCCGCTCGGCACTGGCCGAGTACCTTGGCGCCGAGGATCCGGAACCGCATACCGCCACCAGCATGTTCACGGTGGAAGGCGGGCAGAGCGCGGCCAACGAACTCCTCGACTCCGGCCACACGGCCATTGTGTGCGCCTCCGACGTCATGGCCCTCGGTGCCATCCGGGCGGCCCAGACCAGGGGATTGCGCGTGCCCGAGGACGTGTCCATCGTCGGCTTCGATGACTCACCGCTGATGGCCCTCACCAATCCGCCGCTCACTACGCTGCGGCAACCGGTCGCCGCCATCGCGCATGCGGCAGTCCATGCCCTGGCTGCCGAAATTGCCGGCGAACATTCCAGCCGCTCGCCGGTGGTCCTGGCGTCCGATCTTGTGGTGCGCGGCTCTACCGGTCCTGCGGCAGCAGCTTCAGTCCCGCCGCACAGCCCACGATCCCGGCGATGA
- a CDS encoding phosphoribosylanthranilate isomerase: MFVKVCGLSTPESVREAAGAGADAVGFVLTRSPREVTPEQARELLAHVPAGTPAVGVFRHEPVADAIARAREAGLEWIQLHGNRTPEDVKATHDAGMKVIRAVTMGAAPEAFGSWGEELLLIDAAVPGSGEAWDYASVQAKGLAGRNWLLAGGLDPLNVSRAAKEAEAWGVDVSSGVESSRGVKDLAKIRAFVLAAKA, from the coding sequence ATGTTCGTCAAGGTGTGTGGGCTGAGTACGCCGGAGTCGGTCCGGGAAGCGGCCGGTGCCGGGGCGGACGCCGTCGGATTCGTCCTGACCAGGAGCCCGCGCGAGGTCACGCCGGAGCAGGCCCGTGAGCTTCTTGCCCACGTGCCGGCCGGCACTCCCGCCGTCGGCGTGTTCCGGCACGAGCCGGTGGCGGACGCCATCGCGCGCGCCCGTGAGGCGGGCCTCGAGTGGATCCAGCTTCACGGGAACCGCACGCCGGAGGACGTGAAAGCAACGCACGACGCCGGCATGAAGGTGATCAGGGCCGTCACCATGGGTGCCGCGCCGGAGGCGTTCGGCAGCTGGGGCGAGGAACTGCTGCTGATTGACGCCGCCGTGCCCGGTTCCGGCGAGGCCTGGGACTACGCATCGGTGCAGGCCAAGGGGCTGGCCGGCCGGAACTGGCTGCTGGCGGGAGGCCTTGACCCCCTGAACGTCTCCCGGGCCGCGAAGGAAGCCGAGGCGTGGGGAGTGGACGTCTCGTCCGGCGTCGAAAGTTCCCGCGGGGTCAAGGACCTGGCGAAGATCCGGGCGTTCGTGCTGGCCGCGAAGGCCTAG
- a CDS encoding HutD/Ves family protein gives MEIIRYAELTAEPWRNKGGVTRELASHPKAASSQDGAWDWRVSIAEVSKAGQFSAFPGMDRVLTVVEGELLLLTVDGAEHPLEKYRPFRFSGDADAAGALPTGDIRDLNVITRNGAFKGYTSIIELSKKRAHPVFAGQFGILLQGQATVSPGNAGGDSSGDGEAAEAAPAPGEPETLGRYDAVVGSDSGTPEILGRGFLAVVSIDRVT, from the coding sequence ATGGAGATCATCCGCTATGCCGAGCTCACGGCCGAACCGTGGCGCAACAAGGGCGGGGTCACCCGCGAACTGGCCAGCCATCCGAAAGCTGCCTCCTCCCAGGACGGCGCGTGGGACTGGCGGGTGAGCATCGCCGAGGTGTCCAAAGCCGGGCAGTTCTCAGCGTTTCCCGGCATGGACCGGGTGCTCACCGTGGTGGAGGGCGAACTGCTGCTGCTGACCGTGGACGGCGCCGAGCACCCGCTGGAGAAGTACCGGCCCTTCCGGTTCTCCGGTGATGCGGACGCAGCCGGCGCGCTGCCCACGGGCGATATCCGCGACCTGAACGTGATCACGCGAAACGGTGCGTTCAAGGGTTACACGTCCATCATCGAACTCTCGAAGAAGCGCGCGCATCCCGTCTTCGCGGGCCAGTTCGGCATCCTGCTGCAGGGGCAAGCCACCGTCAGCCCGGGCAACGCCGGCGGGGACTCATCCGGCGACGGCGAAGCAGCCGAAGCAGCCCCCGCGCCCGGCGAGCCGGAGACGCTGGGCCGCTATGACGCCGTCGTCGGTTCCGATTCCGGCACGCCGGAAATCCTGGGCCGGGGCTTCCTGGCCGTCGTGTCGATCGACAGGGTCACCTAA